The proteins below are encoded in one region of Thioalkalivibrio sp. K90mix:
- a CDS encoding dynamin family protein, with protein sequence MFNRPGRRVRKQLKLLSDRLAEENPVLKGVVDPFRELDRVGYASGLLNPQDDSYAFTISWWPMIAVLGTFSSGKSTFINEYVGTTVQRSGSQAVDDKFTVISYGGSERVQELPGLALDGDPRFPFYRVSDEIERITDGGGRTVDHFLAMKTANSERLRGRILIDSPGFDADEQRATILQLTDHIIDLSDLVVVFFDARHPEPGAMRDTLEHLVNRVAERNDFNKLVFVLNQIDTTWREDNLEEVVSAWQRAVVRQGNATGRFYCMFNESAGVEIGDEQVRERYEEKSQRDRAEIHEKIQEISSSRSYRILGSLQAIAESIEMDALPALRRALERWRRRVLQVDAAMFAVIAVILGVIGYNTAGGFGPWFDGSAWSSMGDHPIWTSAGIIGLALVLAGLHFFNRRWIARRIARTLPTESAAGNWRAAFEKNTRPWRLMLGRAPLGLGRRKVGRLHALRDRAEAYIQRLNNQFVDARPVSRTGGRASAADVHRSAEQAQSGTVSESTGDAVQQSPAAETPGDATAERPEAR encoded by the coding sequence ATGTTTAATCGTCCTGGTCGCCGCGTGCGCAAGCAGCTCAAGCTGCTGAGCGATCGCCTCGCCGAAGAAAATCCGGTCCTCAAGGGGGTTGTCGATCCCTTCCGCGAACTGGACCGGGTCGGCTATGCCTCCGGGCTGCTGAATCCGCAGGACGACTCCTACGCCTTCACCATCTCCTGGTGGCCGATGATCGCGGTGCTGGGGACGTTCTCCTCGGGCAAGTCCACGTTTATCAACGAATACGTCGGCACCACCGTTCAGCGCAGTGGTTCGCAGGCGGTGGACGACAAGTTCACGGTCATCAGCTACGGTGGCAGCGAGCGGGTGCAGGAGTTGCCGGGGCTGGCGCTGGACGGCGATCCGCGCTTCCCGTTCTACCGCGTGTCCGACGAGATCGAGCGCATCACCGATGGCGGTGGTCGTACGGTGGACCATTTTCTGGCGATGAAGACCGCCAACTCCGAGCGTCTGCGCGGGCGTATCCTGATCGACTCGCCCGGGTTCGATGCCGACGAGCAGCGTGCCACGATCCTGCAGCTGACCGACCACATCATTGATCTGTCCGACCTGGTGGTCGTCTTCTTCGATGCGCGGCACCCGGAACCGGGCGCGATGCGCGACACGCTGGAGCACCTGGTCAATCGCGTCGCCGAGCGCAACGACTTCAACAAACTGGTGTTCGTGCTCAACCAGATCGATACCACCTGGCGCGAGGACAACCTGGAGGAGGTTGTCTCCGCCTGGCAACGCGCGGTCGTGCGTCAGGGGAATGCCACCGGCCGTTTCTACTGCATGTTCAACGAGAGCGCAGGGGTCGAGATCGGCGACGAGCAGGTGCGCGAACGCTACGAGGAAAAGTCGCAGCGCGACCGCGCGGAGATCCACGAGAAGATCCAGGAGATCAGCTCGTCACGCTCGTACCGCATCCTCGGGTCGCTGCAGGCGATCGCCGAATCCATCGAAATGGATGCGCTGCCCGCCCTGCGTCGGGCCCTGGAACGATGGCGCCGCCGGGTCTTGCAAGTCGATGCGGCGATGTTCGCGGTGATTGCCGTGATCCTGGGCGTGATCGGCTACAACACGGCGGGCGGGTTTGGCCCGTGGTTTGATGGCTCGGCCTGGTCGTCCATGGGGGATCACCCGATCTGGACGTCCGCCGGCATCATCGGTTTGGCCCTCGTACTGGCGGGGCTCCACTTCTTCAACCGCCGCTGGATCGCGCGGCGTATCGCGCGCACGCTGCCGACCGAATCTGCCGCCGGTAACTGGCGGGCCGCATTTGAAAAAAACACGCGCCCGTGGCGGTTGATGCTGGGACGTGCCCCGCTGGGCCTGGGACGGCGCAAGGTTGGCCGCCTGCATGCGCTGCGTGACCGCGCCGAGGCGTATATCCAGCGTCTGAATAACCAGTTTGTGGATGCCCGGCCCGTGTCGCGTACCGGTGGTCGGGCCTCGGCCGCCGATGTGCATCGCTCGGCAGAACAGGCACAATCGGGTACTGTGTCGGAGTCGACCGGTGATGCCGTACAGCAGTCACCGGCCGCCGAGACGCCAGGGGATGCAACCGCGGAGCGCCCCGAAGCGCGTTAG
- a CDS encoding tetratricopeptide repeat protein — protein sequence MDNADKPRSFINRYFIVIVIVLWFIAWSARDVLAPSAEAVPEDEAAEQADAVPADDADAQGEAAAKDEAAEDDVRPGPARDLDDEGDPDPMTGAAHEQPYVQEDAEDEAAADLAAEREPAFEGDAAVEADAERAAQFAQAALQAGRDAYWRAGPRAAAGVLREGLEALPRDSVQRADLYGELGNALFAMRDFEAAMDAWESALKVLPESERLRMIERLAPVYDRHHEEGAAHLDEYR from the coding sequence CTTCATCGTGATTGTGATCGTGCTCTGGTTCATCGCCTGGTCGGCACGTGACGTGCTGGCCCCGAGTGCCGAGGCGGTCCCCGAGGACGAGGCGGCCGAGCAGGCCGACGCAGTACCGGCCGACGATGCCGATGCGCAGGGCGAGGCCGCCGCGAAGGATGAAGCCGCGGAAGACGATGTCCGCCCTGGGCCGGCCCGTGACCTGGATGACGAGGGGGACCCCGACCCCATGACCGGGGCCGCGCATGAGCAGCCCTACGTTCAGGAGGACGCGGAGGATGAGGCGGCTGCTGATCTCGCTGCCGAGCGCGAGCCCGCGTTCGAAGGTGATGCAGCGGTCGAGGCGGACGCGGAGCGCGCCGCGCAGTTTGCCCAGGCGGCTTTGCAGGCTGGGCGTGATGCCTACTGGCGTGCGGGACCGCGCGCGGCGGCAGGGGTCCTGCGTGAAGGCCTGGAGGCGCTGCCGAGGGATTCGGTGCAACGTGCGGATCTGTATGGCGAGCTCGGCAACGCGTTGTTTGCCATGCGCGATTTCGAGGCTGCAATGGATGCCTGGGAAAGTGCCCTCAAGGTGCTGCCCGAGAGCGAGCGTCTGCGCATGATCGAGCGCCTCGCCCCGGTTTACGACCGTCATCATGAGGAGGGTGCGGCGCACCTCGATGAGTATCGATAG